The sequence below is a genomic window from Candidatus Hydrogenedentota bacterium.
CCAGCGGCGGCTCCTCCGCCGCGCGGCGCAGGATACGCTCCAGATGGTCCCGGAGCCGCGTGCACCGGGTGGGGCCTTCACCCCCGGCACCCGGGATACCCGTCACGAGCACCGGCACACCGTGCGCGGCCATCGCCACCAACGCCCGCTCAAACCCGTCCGCGTCCGCCGGGGCGTCCTCCAGGCACAGCGAGAACCCCGCGCCGTGCCGCCCGACCTTGGCGTGGGAGAACCGCGCCGCCCCCGGGCTGAACCCGGCGCGCACCGCGCCGCCCCAGGAAAACGCGATGAAGTCAGGCTTTCCGCCCTCCTCCCGCGCCGCCGCCTCGAAGAACGCGTGGTTCAGCCGGTGGCGCAGGCGTTCGGCGGCCCGCCAGTCCCAGGGGCTGTCCGGGTCCCACGGATCCACCTCGAAGGCCCGCACCGACGCGCCGACCCGCGCGTCCGGCCGCAGGGCGCGCAGGATGCGCGCCGCCGCGCCGTGGGCCGCCGCGAGATGCCGGCGGATCGTCTCCGGGGCGCGGCGTCCGCGCGCGCGCCCGGGCCACACGCCCTCCGCCTGCGACCGCGTGATCCAGTGCTCCGGCTCCACCACGGGCACCCAGTCGCGGCACAGGGGCGCCAGCGCCTCCAGCGCCGTCCGCGCATAGGCCTCAAACCGTGCCGCCGCCCGCGCGCCCGCCCAGCCGCCCTCCTCCGCGAACCAGCGCGGCGCGGCCACCTCGTGCAGCGCCGCCACGGGCGTCAGACCCAGGTCCCGCATCCCGGCGAAAACTTCCGCGTAATGTGCCAGCGCCGCCGCGTCCACC
It includes:
- a CDS encoding family 1 glycosylhydrolase: MKHRRTQEPQEGPKLPEGFLIGATVGAHQTEGGDFHSDWWRWEQRPKRIADGSTSETAADHWNRHGADFALARRLGLNAVFVSLSWARVCPEPDTVDAAALAHYAEVFAGMRDLGLTPVAALHEVAAPRWFAEEGGWAGARAAARFEAYARTALEALAPLCRDWVPVVEPEHWITRSQAEGVWPGRARGRRAPETIRRHLAAAHGAAARILRALRPDARVGASVRAFEVDPWDPDSPWDWRAAERLRHRLNHAFFEAAAREEGGKPDFIAFSWGGAVRAGFSPGAARFSHAKVGRHGAGFSLCLEDAPADADGFERALVAMAAHGVPVLVTGIPGAGGEGPTRCTRLRDHLERILRRAAEEPPLGVEGFFPQPLLDGFAWEKGFTTGGGLLHVNRDTMARTPNTTAYFLGDIAEHGEIRPGTVARYCGGEMRG